One window of Magallana gigas chromosome 2, xbMagGiga1.1, whole genome shotgun sequence genomic DNA carries:
- the LOC117681468 gene encoding toll-like receptor 1: MDEITTVLILLVLAFKYGNELSLINTKCPSLCVCNGDMANCSGHGSYLRYIPPLPENTTSLVFTHNSLKSLRWREDVFKNISGLHLTKLDLKSNRINSINRLAFRMLPHLQYLDLSENKGLHSVTKSFLGLENNTLREIRLTNMDLEALSIDFFKYLSNTSLEGVFFDNNKITGNIGDVMSPLSSHLREISFKSNQISNISLSVVMPKMEVLILSKNKLLSIPNFCDSHTKRPICPNLKVLDLSDNLITIVKGGKFFSECLPRIQNLSLGFNKIRTFSRNFISQLPFLVFLSIENLDSSFTPHENFLNSSSLQYLYMGDNSKKLSYNRYLFNYTRNLKILDMTGLQFIFLSPNKIGQKLFRLFKPLTRLEELVLKRTFLSTFPATIFRVMPKLTKLSLQECRFTETNFKKLFALASLNILLLDKNLITGINETNIPIKIKQMSLKGNPFICTCDLVFFRKWIENNAESLLGWPNDYTCNLPQEWKGKNLADFHLSYLSCHPINPYIIMAISIFFAVIVIATVSCIIYKKRWHIKYYLYLLRAKKRGYEVLGGDDFAYDVFVAYNSDDRIWVISEMIPRLENEEHLKLCLHDRDFQVGKLIVDNITDAMHRSRKILIILSNSFAQSHWCRFETMMAQLRSINHGENTVVVVVLENILTKNMNNSLHLLLKSTTFIEWTNERTAKGVFWDRLVSTLKP, translated from the coding sequence ATGGATGAGATAACGACAGTACTAATACTACTTGTTTTGGCATTCAAATATGGGAATGAGCTATCGCTTATAAATACCAAATGTCCAAGTCTGTGTGTGTGTAATGGAGACATGGCAAACTGCAGTGGCCATGGTTCTTATCTACGATATATACCACCATTGCCTGAAAATACTACAAGCCTTGTTTTCACgcataattctttaaaatcattacGTTGGAGAGAGGATGTATTTAAGAATATATCCGGTCTACATTTGACGAAACTTGATTTGAAAAGTAATCGAATTAATAGCATCAATAGACTGGCTTTCCGAATGCTTCCACATTTACAGTACCTAGACCTAAGTGAGAACAAGGGACTTCATTCGGTTACAAAATCTTTTCTAGGATTGGAAAATAACACATTAAGAGAAATTCGCTTAACCAACATGGACTTGGAAGCTTTATCTATAGATTTTTTCAAGTACCTAAGTAACACGTCACTAGAAGGAGTTTTCttcgataataataaaataactgGCAACATCGGTGATGTTATGTCCCCATTATCTTCTCATTTAAGAGAAATTTCATTCAAGAGCAACcaaatttcaaatatatcattgagCGTGGTGATGCCAAAAATGGAGGTTTTAATTTTGAGCAAAAACAAACTATTGTCCATTCCGAACTTTTGTGATTCCCATACTAAGCGACCAATTTGTCCTAATCTAAAGGTACTGGATCTTAGCGACAATCTCATCACTATTGTCAAAGGAGGAAAATTTTTCAGTGAATGCTTACCAAGGATACAAAACCTGTCTTTGGGGTTTAACAAGATTAGAACATTTAGCAGAAACTTTATAAGCCAACTACCCTTCCTCGTATTTTTATCCATAGAAAATCTAGATTCTAGTTTTACTCCTCATGAAAATTTTCTGAACAGTTCTTCGTTGCAATATTTGTACATGGGAGATAACTCAAAAAAGCTGTCATATAATCGATACTTATTTAATTACACAAGAAACTTGAAGATTTTAGACATGACAGGcctacaatttatttttttatctccCAACAAAATTGGGCAAAAATTGTTTCGATTATTTAAGCCTCTTACGCGACTGGAAGAATTGGTGttgaaaagaacatttttatcaaCGTTTCCAGCAACTATTTTCCGCGTCATGCCAAAATTAACAAAACTGTCCTTACAAGAGTGTCGGTTCACcgaaacaaactttaaaaagttattcGCTTTAGCATCATTAAACATTCTATTACTGGACAAGAACTTGATAACCGGCATCAATGAGACGAATATTCCAATCAAAATTAAACAGATGAGTTTGAAAGGTAATCCCTTTATTTGTACCTGTGACCTTGTTTTCTTCAGGAAATGGATCGAAAACAACGCTGAAAGCCTATTGGGATGGCcaaatgattatacatgtaatttgccaCAAGAATGGAAAGGGAAGAATCTTGCTGATTTTCATCTGAGTTATCTTTCCTGCCACCCCATTAATCCATACATCATCATGGCTAtttccattttctttgcagTCATTGTCATTGCCACAGTATCTTGTATTATATACAAGAAACGCTGGCACATCAAGTATTACCTGTACCTCTTGCGCGCTAAAAAACGTGGCTATGAAGTTCTTGGGGGTGATGATTTTGCCTATGATGTATTCGTAGCTTATAACTCGGACGACAGAATCTGGGTCATTTCAGAAATGATACCCAGATTGGAGAACGAAGAACATCTTAAACTTTGCTTACATGACAGGGATTTTCAGGTTGGAAAACTAATTGTAGACAACATCACTGACGCCATGCACAGAAGTAGAAAGATTCTTATCATCCTTTCCAACAGTTTCGCTCAAAGTCATTGGTGTCGGTTCGAAACCATGATGGCACAGTTACGTTCGATAAATCACGGTGAAAACACGGTGGTGGTTGTCGTTTTGGAAAATATTCTGACCAAAAATATGAATAACTCTCTACACTTGCTTTTGAAATCTACCACATTTATAGAATGGACGAATGAAAGAACAGCGAAGGGGGTATTCTGGGATAGATTGGTTTCTACGTTAAAACCATAG
- the LOC105320953 gene encoding UPF0449 protein C19orf25 homolog: MLSFFKSESKSITIPDRPNPPSFDLMKEDVESAPDNDLMFRTRSRTDSESSDEYFDALSEFDVSGDDDMEAEQEHVYEQAIELLQLHQRLINAPQTLESELQTLKTIGQEVSEAVTDLRQMSHSFQSSSEESSSHDQKKKKVKK; encoded by the exons ATGTTGAGTTTTTTCAAGTCAGAATCCAAATCAATAACGATTCCTGATCGACCTAATCCTCCTTCGTTTGATCTGATGAAGGAAGATGTTGAATCAGCACCAGATAACGATTTAATGTTCCGTACGCGGTCAC GCACTGATAGTGAGTCGTCAGATGAATATTTTGATGCACTCTCAGAATTTGACGTGTCTGGTGACGATGATATGGAGGCTGAACAGGAACATGTGTACGAGCAGGCTATAGAACTGTTACAGCTGCATCAGAGACTCATTAATGCCCCACAGACTCTAGAATCAGAGTTACAGACCCTGAAAACAATCGGACAAGAGGTGTCAGAAGCTGTTACAGATCTCCGACAGATGTCTCATTCTTTCCAAAGTAGCTCAGAAGAATCATCATCACATgatcaaaagaaaaagaaagttaaaaagtGA